A portion of the Planctomicrobium piriforme genome contains these proteins:
- the csrA gene encoding carbon storage regulator CsrA, whose product MLVLSRKKNESIVIDERIVITVVEIRGDKVRLGIEAPRDVAIHRQEIYDALRREMLKASDSAVSAVTAADAEQPEVTADDK is encoded by the coding sequence ATGTTGGTCCTCTCGCGCAAGAAGAACGAGAGCATTGTCATCGACGAACGGATTGTGATTACGGTCGTTGAGATCCGCGGTGACAAGGTTCGACTAGGTATTGAAGCTCCTCGCGATGTGGCGATTCATCGACAGGAGATCTACGACGCGCTGCGCCGTGAAATGCTGAAGGCCTCCGACTCCGCAGTCTCTGCTGTGACTGCAGCAGACGCCGAGCAACCGGAAGTGACTGCTGACGACAAGTGA
- a CDS encoding MFS transporter has product MSQIESAPAAPNAYRLLYAGFMAILAAGVGYSVRGGILGQWAEQFGFTMTELGTITGGGLTGFGIVIILTSLFADKIGYGKVMAAAFVLHFISAVITLAAPAAFEAGGKVAAFQCLFWGMFIFAIGNGLCEAVVNPLTATLFPKNKTHFLNILHAGWPAGLVLGGLASAFMAAKVGTDGQVVAPPVDWKIQMSLFLIPVILYGILMLGQKFPKSEAASAGISMGQMLTTVFAPLMLFLLVIHAMVGYVELGTDSWIAKITGSIMGSNVSGLALFVYTSMLMFLLRFVAGPIVHRISPLGLLFVSACLGAVGLTLLGNASTVIACVIAATVYAGGKTFLWPTMLAVASERFPRGGAVTIGMMGGVGMLSAGLLGGPAIGFQQDYFASQFLQKESEATFDRYRASEKNSFMGFQAVGLNGAKVGVLEDNGRELARAEELLAKEKRTDSNLQKLAEWWANASMFASTDKPKVVSAGIFGGKSALLMTAYVPMAMAVCYLILIIGFRMAGGYKPVQIAPVTDPEALGTAES; this is encoded by the coding sequence ATGAGTCAGATCGAATCAGCGCCAGCGGCGCCCAATGCTTACCGGCTGCTGTACGCCGGCTTCATGGCCATTCTCGCCGCAGGCGTCGGCTATTCTGTTCGCGGCGGCATTCTCGGCCAATGGGCTGAGCAATTCGGCTTCACGATGACCGAACTCGGCACGATCACCGGCGGGGGCCTCACCGGCTTCGGTATCGTGATCATCCTTACGTCGCTGTTTGCCGACAAGATCGGCTACGGCAAGGTGATGGCCGCGGCGTTTGTGCTGCACTTCATTTCCGCTGTCATTACCCTGGCCGCTCCGGCCGCATTCGAAGCAGGCGGAAAAGTCGCCGCGTTTCAGTGCCTGTTCTGGGGGATGTTCATCTTCGCGATTGGAAACGGTCTGTGCGAAGCGGTGGTCAATCCGCTGACCGCGACCCTGTTCCCCAAAAACAAGACCCACTTCCTGAACATCCTGCACGCCGGCTGGCCTGCAGGTCTCGTTCTCGGCGGCCTGGCTTCGGCGTTCATGGCCGCCAAGGTTGGAACCGACGGTCAGGTCGTTGCCCCGCCGGTCGACTGGAAGATCCAGATGTCGCTCTTCCTGATTCCCGTGATTCTGTACGGGATTCTGATGCTCGGCCAGAAATTCCCCAAGTCGGAAGCGGCTTCTGCCGGAATCTCGATGGGACAAATGCTGACGACGGTGTTCGCGCCGTTGATGTTGTTCCTGCTCGTGATTCATGCGATGGTCGGATATGTGGAACTGGGAACCGATTCGTGGATCGCCAAGATCACTGGTTCCATCATGGGCAGCAACGTCAGCGGCCTGGCGCTGTTCGTCTACACTTCAATGCTGATGTTTCTGCTGCGGTTCGTGGCAGGCCCGATTGTCCATCGGATTTCTCCCCTGGGGCTGCTGTTCGTCAGTGCCTGCCTGGGAGCCGTCGGCCTGACATTGCTGGGCAACGCTTCGACCGTCATCGCCTGCGTCATTGCTGCAACCGTGTATGCCGGCGGCAAGACGTTCCTGTGGCCGACGATGCTGGCCGTCGCGTCAGAACGTTTCCCCAGAGGGGGGGCCGTCACGATCGGGATGATGGGGGGCGTTGGGATGTTGTCGGCCGGATTGCTGGGCGGGCCGGCCATCGGTTTCCAGCAAGACTACTTCGCTTCGCAATTCCTGCAAAAGGAATCTGAAGCCACGTTTGATCGCTACCGAGCCAGTGAAAAGAATTCGTTCATGGGCTTTCAGGCTGTCGGCCTGAACGGCGCCAAGGTTGGGGTGCTGGAAGACAATGGCCGTGAACTCGCCCGGGCGGAAGAACTCCTGGCGAAGGAAAAACGCACTGACTCGAATCTGCAAAAGCTCGCCGAGTGGTGGGCGAATGCGTCCATGTTTGCTTCCACGGACAAGCCCAAAGTGGTCAGCGCCGGGATCTTCGGCGGCAAGTCGGCCTTGCTGATGACGGCTTATGTGCCGATGGCGATGGCCGTCTGCTACCTGATTCTGATCATTGGCTTCCGAATGGCGGGCGGATACAAGCCTGTCCAGATCGCGCCTGTGACCGACCCGGAAGCCTTAGGGACGGCGGAGTCTTGA
- a CDS encoding M20/M25/M40 family metallo-hydrolase, with translation MTAPSDVSSLVDDSAVDLVMQMMAIPGKSGQEGKISEFIVKQLHAAGIDDSHITFDTAHKKSPFGGEVGNLIVKLPGTKRAPRRLLMAHIDTVPLCVGCQPYRDGDVIRSKNPKTALGGDDRAGAATVLNTIKLIQKHKLPHPPLTLFFAVQEEVGLIGARYVTVSKLGSPKLCFNWDGGPAGMATIGATGDDHLHIEITGIASHAGAHPEDGVSAIAIAAKAISTLVYDGWFGKVVKGKKTGSSNIGVIQGGDATNVVTDHVLLKGEVRSHDPVFRAKIVDAYRKAFELAVKSIHNAAGDIGSLKFEATHKYESFRMEPDAEVVQAASAAIKQIGLTPELKISNGGLDANWMATHGLPTVTLGCGQSAIHTIEEHLFVDSYLNACRVALLLATE, from the coding sequence ATGACTGCTCCCTCCGATGTCTCCTCGCTGGTCGATGATTCGGCTGTTGACCTGGTCATGCAGATGATGGCTATCCCCGGCAAAAGCGGGCAGGAAGGGAAGATCTCCGAGTTCATCGTCAAACAACTGCACGCGGCAGGTATCGACGATAGTCACATTACGTTCGACACTGCCCATAAGAAGAGTCCGTTCGGGGGAGAAGTCGGCAACCTGATCGTGAAGTTGCCTGGCACCAAACGTGCCCCGCGACGATTGCTGATGGCGCATATCGACACCGTGCCGTTGTGCGTCGGCTGCCAGCCCTACCGCGACGGCGATGTGATTCGTTCAAAGAACCCCAAGACGGCACTGGGCGGTGACGATCGGGCTGGCGCGGCGACCGTGCTCAACACGATCAAGCTCATTCAGAAACACAAGTTGCCGCATCCGCCGCTGACGTTGTTCTTCGCCGTGCAGGAAGAGGTCGGCCTGATCGGGGCGCGGTATGTCACCGTCAGCAAACTCGGCAGCCCCAAGCTCTGCTTCAACTGGGACGGCGGGCCGGCGGGCATGGCGACCATCGGCGCGACGGGCGACGACCATCTGCACATCGAAATCACCGGCATTGCCAGTCATGCGGGGGCGCATCCTGAAGACGGCGTGAGCGCCATTGCGATTGCCGCGAAAGCAATCTCCACGCTTGTCTACGACGGCTGGTTCGGCAAGGTTGTGAAAGGGAAGAAAACCGGCTCGAGCAATATCGGCGTGATTCAAGGGGGGGATGCCACGAACGTGGTGACCGATCATGTCCTGCTGAAGGGCGAAGTCCGGAGCCATGATCCCGTGTTTCGGGCCAAGATCGTCGACGCCTATCGCAAGGCGTTCGAACTGGCGGTGAAATCGATCCACAACGCGGCAGGCGACATCGGCAGTCTGAAGTTCGAAGCAACGCACAAGTACGAATCGTTTCGCATGGAGCCGGATGCCGAAGTGGTGCAGGCAGCCTCGGCAGCAATCAAACAGATCGGACTGACGCCTGAGCTGAAGATTTCGAACGGCGGCCTGGACGCCAACTGGATGGCCACCCACGGCCTGCCAACCGTCACCCTCGGCTGCGGGCAGAGCGCGATTCACACGATCGAGGAACACCTGTTTGTGGATTCGTATCTCAACGCGTGTCGTGTCGCGCTGCTGCTGGCGACTGAGTAG
- the folP gene encoding dihydropteroate synthase: protein MNSDINLRHWSFGKTVWQLGDFPRLMGIVNVTPDSFSDGGRWVSVAAAVEHALELVEQGADVLDIGGESTRPNAEPVTAEEELRRVVPVIEALSRQTTTPISIDTTKADVAQAALAAGASIVNDVSGLTFDPQMASVCAASDCGVILMHMQGTPQTMQLNPTYTNAVTEIRDYLNARCDALVAAGIARERLMVDPGIGFGKTAAHNVEILSHISQFRAAGRPVLIGHSRKGFLQKLVGRKVDERQAGTIGVSIALAAQHTDMLRVHDVGAVRDALVAWRTIMEAAHQSE from the coding sequence ATGAACAGCGATATCAACTTGAGGCACTGGTCCTTCGGAAAGACTGTCTGGCAGCTCGGTGACTTTCCGAGGTTGATGGGCATCGTCAACGTCACGCCGGACAGCTTTTCCGACGGCGGCAGGTGGGTTTCGGTTGCGGCGGCGGTTGAGCATGCGCTGGAGCTGGTCGAGCAGGGGGCTGATGTCCTCGACATTGGCGGGGAGTCGACCCGGCCGAATGCGGAACCGGTGACGGCCGAGGAAGAACTGCGACGGGTCGTGCCTGTCATCGAGGCCCTGTCACGTCAGACCACGACGCCTATCTCCATCGACACGACGAAAGCCGATGTCGCGCAGGCAGCGCTCGCGGCGGGGGCGTCGATTGTGAACGACGTCTCAGGGCTGACGTTCGACCCACAGATGGCATCCGTCTGTGCGGCCAGCGATTGCGGCGTGATCCTGATGCACATGCAGGGGACGCCGCAGACGATGCAGTTGAACCCGACGTATACGAATGCCGTCACTGAGATTAGGGACTATCTGAACGCTCGTTGCGACGCGCTCGTCGCAGCTGGGATTGCCAGAGAACGCTTGATGGTCGACCCCGGCATCGGCTTCGGCAAAACCGCCGCTCATAATGTGGAAATCCTCTCTCACATCAGCCAGTTCCGCGCCGCCGGCCGACCAGTCCTGATCGGCCATTCGCGAAAGGGCTTCCTGCAAAAACTGGTCGGCCGCAAAGTCGACGAACGCCAGGCAGGAACGATTGGCGTCTCAATCGCCCTCGCCGCTCAACATACAGACATGCTGCGGGTGCATGATGTCGGAGCCGTACGGGATGCCCTCGTTGCCTGGCGGACGATTATGGAAGCGGCTCATCAGAGTGAATAA
- the hchA gene encoding glyoxalase III HchA: MDKKPAVDPAEYNAFFPSPYSLTQYTSSKTDFDGLKFKTPYRGGKWKVLMIATDERYFLMQNGKFFSTGNHPVEMLLPMYHLDQAGFPVDVATLSGNPAKLEMWAMPKEDEAVQSVYQKYLPQLRTPKKLADILDKALAPDSPYIAVFVPGGHGALTGIPFSEEVKQVMHWAMQNDKFIITLCHGPGCLLAAALGEPRQNYIFKGYKSCVFPDSLDREANIEMGYTPGSMFWLLGEKLSELGVEIVNDDMTGKCHRDRKLLTGDSPLASNNLGILAADALLQEVG, translated from the coding sequence ATGGATAAGAAACCAGCAGTCGATCCCGCGGAATACAATGCGTTCTTCCCCTCTCCATATTCCCTGACTCAGTACACGTCCTCCAAAACCGACTTTGATGGGTTGAAATTCAAGACTCCGTATCGCGGCGGCAAGTGGAAGGTCTTGATGATCGCCACCGACGAGCGTTACTTCCTGATGCAGAATGGGAAGTTCTTTTCCACCGGCAACCATCCGGTGGAAATGCTTCTGCCGATGTACCATCTGGATCAGGCGGGTTTCCCGGTCGACGTGGCGACACTGTCCGGCAACCCCGCCAAACTCGAAATGTGGGCGATGCCGAAGGAAGACGAAGCTGTCCAGAGCGTCTATCAGAAATATTTGCCGCAACTGAGAACGCCGAAGAAGTTGGCTGACATCCTGGACAAGGCTCTCGCACCGGATTCGCCATACATTGCGGTGTTCGTTCCTGGCGGGCACGGAGCACTGACGGGAATTCCGTTTAGTGAAGAGGTCAAGCAGGTGATGCACTGGGCGATGCAGAACGACAAGTTCATCATCACGCTCTGCCATGGTCCAGGTTGCTTGCTGGCGGCCGCACTGGGAGAGCCGAGGCAGAACTACATCTTCAAAGGCTACAAGAGCTGCGTCTTTCCAGATTCCTTAGACCGCGAAGCGAACATTGAGATGGGCTACACGCCAGGATCGATGTTCTGGCTGCTCGGCGAAAAGTTAAGCGAACTGGGAGTCGAAATCGTCAACGACGACATGACAGGCAAGTGCCACCGGGACCGCAAACTGCTCACCGGAGACAGTCCGCTGGCGTCAAATAACCTCGGAATCCTCGCGGCAGACGCCCTCTTGCAAGAAGTCGGTTAG
- a CDS encoding RNA polymerase sigma factor → MDLTAFINAYRGPLIGLIVSWGVPWADAAEIAQDSFSESWLNREACLGDVDDPEFLGRWLRGVALNKYRNWYRSRQRRQSRIVTLVPSVLEQIALVPDHASTEHLDALRQAIDLLPAAQRQVVLMHYLEETSVNEVATLLLVSTKTVEGRLYQARRNLRRLLGDNFPTAKIVRMLLCL, encoded by the coding sequence TTGGACCTGACCGCCTTCATCAACGCCTACCGTGGACCGCTCATCGGGCTGATTGTCTCGTGGGGAGTCCCTTGGGCGGATGCTGCGGAAATCGCTCAAGACAGTTTTTCGGAATCCTGGTTGAACCGGGAAGCGTGTCTTGGAGACGTTGACGATCCGGAGTTTCTGGGACGCTGGTTGCGAGGCGTCGCGCTCAACAAATATCGGAATTGGTATCGAAGCCGTCAAAGACGGCAATCGCGAATTGTGACATTGGTGCCGAGCGTATTGGAGCAGATCGCCCTCGTCCCTGATCACGCATCAACCGAGCATCTGGATGCATTGCGGCAAGCAATTGATCTGCTGCCAGCCGCGCAACGTCAGGTTGTGCTCATGCATTACCTCGAAGAAACCAGCGTGAATGAAGTCGCAACGCTCCTATTGGTCTCGACCAAAACGGTTGAAGGACGCCTTTACCAGGCACGCCGCAACTTGCGACGTCTCTTGGGCGACAATTTCCCAACGGCCAAAATTGTGAGAATGCTGCTATGTCTGTGA
- a CDS encoding DUF4058 family protein, translated as MPLRDHFHPPLDRRASWEGFHGQWPAMIVLDLVTRLPSRFSAEPRVHVGSEIEIDVAGFEDDSQDSTESDSSESLAFAPSEPSVAVETELLAYGEYEVRIFDTRRDRRLVAAIELVSPANKDRPESRRVFVDKCEALLRQGVSVVIVDLVTSKRYNLYAELLKLIDQTDPAFTPVPPAIYAAACRWILRGRRHVLEAWSYQLDIGLPLPTLPLWLTENLAIPLDLETSYEATCQAFRIT; from the coding sequence ATGCCGCTTCGAGATCATTTCCATCCGCCGCTCGATCGCCGTGCCTCATGGGAGGGTTTCCATGGGCAATGGCCGGCCATGATCGTGCTTGATCTGGTGACGCGGTTGCCGTCACGGTTTTCTGCAGAACCACGCGTTCACGTCGGGTCGGAGATCGAAATCGACGTGGCGGGTTTCGAGGACGATTCGCAGGACTCTACGGAGTCTGATTCGAGCGAAAGCCTGGCGTTTGCTCCTTCCGAGCCGAGTGTCGCTGTCGAAACGGAGCTGCTGGCGTACGGTGAGTACGAAGTCCGGATTTTCGACACCAGACGAGACCGGCGGCTCGTTGCAGCTATCGAGCTGGTCAGTCCAGCAAACAAGGACCGTCCCGAAAGCCGACGGGTTTTCGTAGACAAATGTGAAGCTCTGCTCCGGCAAGGGGTCTCGGTGGTCATCGTCGATCTGGTGACATCGAAGCGGTACAACCTGTATGCGGAACTGCTGAAACTGATCGACCAGACCGACCCGGCGTTCACACCCGTCCCGCCAGCGATCTACGCCGCAGCCTGCCGCTGGATCTTGCGCGGTCGCAGGCATGTGCTGGAAGCCTGGTCGTACCAACTCGATATCGGCCTGCCGTTGCCAACGCTGCCACTCTGGCTGACTGAAAACCTGGCGATCCCGCTGGACCTCGAAACCAGCTACGAAGCCACATGCCAAGCTTTCCGAATTACGTAG
- a CDS encoding metal-dependent hydrolase family protein translates to MRCVLRICVLLLGLFSRASAQQAPESVTLFEDVRIFDGKSKELTEPRHVLVRGNKIEKISASPIPTDRSANTRIIKGNGRTLMPGLIDMHWHALLVRPTPAELITGDVGYTNIVASAEATDTLLRGFTTVRDLGGPAFGLKRAIDEGIVAGPRIYPAGAVITVTSGHGDFRQKYEVPRLPGGPLTRMEQLGGSIVADSPDEVRLRVREQLMLGATQIKLTAGGGVASPNSPLDVSTFTEFELRAAVEAAENWGTYVTVHAYTPVAIQRAIAAGVKCIEHGHLMDEATAKLIAERGIWLSTQPFPVEAAAAFPPGSQERAKALEVIAGTDRTYRLARQHNLKTAFGTDILFSEKQARRQGELLASLDRWYTPAEILTMATSTNAELLALSGKRNPYPGKLGVVEELAIADLLLVDGSPLDNISLLMDPEKNFVVIMKDGVIHKNTLE, encoded by the coding sequence ATGCGATGCGTTTTGAGAATCTGCGTCCTCTTGCTCGGTCTGTTCTCTCGTGCGTCGGCGCAGCAGGCGCCAGAAAGTGTCACGCTGTTCGAAGATGTCCGCATCTTCGACGGCAAGAGCAAAGAGCTGACTGAGCCGCGGCACGTTCTCGTCCGCGGCAACAAGATCGAGAAGATCTCCGCGTCACCCATTCCTACCGACCGCAGTGCGAACACCAGGATCATCAAGGGCAACGGACGCACATTGATGCCCGGGCTCATCGACATGCACTGGCATGCATTGCTGGTGCGTCCGACCCCAGCGGAGCTGATTACCGGTGACGTCGGTTACACGAACATTGTAGCGAGCGCCGAGGCAACCGACACATTGCTGCGCGGCTTCACCACGGTTCGCGATTTAGGCGGACCGGCCTTTGGCCTCAAACGGGCCATCGACGAAGGGATCGTCGCAGGGCCGCGCATCTATCCAGCAGGCGCGGTGATCACTGTCACGAGCGGCCATGGAGACTTTCGTCAAAAGTACGAAGTGCCGCGACTTCCAGGTGGCCCGCTGACCCGAATGGAACAGCTCGGGGGGAGCATCGTCGCCGACAGTCCTGACGAGGTCCGGCTCCGCGTCCGCGAGCAGTTGATGCTGGGCGCAACGCAGATCAAGCTCACTGCCGGCGGCGGCGTCGCATCACCGAACAGTCCGCTGGACGTCTCCACCTTCACCGAGTTCGAGCTGCGTGCCGCCGTCGAAGCTGCCGAGAATTGGGGCACCTACGTCACGGTGCATGCCTATACGCCGGTAGCCATTCAACGGGCGATTGCCGCGGGTGTGAAGTGCATCGAGCACGGCCACCTGATGGACGAAGCCACGGCTAAGTTGATTGCAGAGCGGGGCATCTGGCTGAGCACGCAGCCGTTTCCCGTCGAAGCCGCCGCCGCGTTTCCACCTGGTTCGCAAGAGAGAGCCAAAGCACTGGAAGTCATTGCCGGCACGGATAGAACCTATCGGCTGGCCAGACAGCACAATCTCAAGACCGCATTTGGCACCGACATCCTTTTTTCAGAGAAGCAGGCACGGCGGCAAGGGGAACTCTTAGCGTCGCTGGACCGCTGGTACACGCCCGCAGAAATCCTCACCATGGCGACCAGCACCAATGCCGAGCTATTGGCGCTCTCCGGCAAACGCAATCCGTACCCGGGAAAGCTGGGAGTCGTGGAAGAACTCGCGATTGCCGACCTCTTACTTGTCGACGGCAGCCCGCTCGACAACATCAGCCTGCTCATGGACCCCGAGAAAAATTTCGTCGTCATTATGAAAGACGGCGTGATCCACAAAAACACGTTGGAGTAG
- a CDS encoding MDR/zinc-dependent alcohol dehydrogenase-like family protein, with protein sequence MRAVVLTEDGLEFRGDCIPATLPGQVPIRVLTAGICETDLQLFRGYMGFRGVLGHEFVGVAEAGKFVGQRVAGEINCACDRCETCRAGLRTHCPHRTVLGILNQDGAFADRVWLPEANLHPIPDNVSNDAAVFVEPLAAAFQIPAQLNLKGFRDIVVLGDGRLGNLCAQVLALHGRDPLVIGKHDEKLSLLQKLGIRIRRVDENQTARQADLVVDCTGSASGFADACRLVRPRGTIVLKTTVAGTTGPNLAPVVIDEINVIGSRCGPFPPAIAALTNGDIEVTSLITGRYPIEQAVAAFEQAQRKGQLKVLIDVSG encoded by the coding sequence TTGCGAGCTGTCGTGCTGACTGAGGACGGGTTGGAATTCCGTGGCGACTGCATTCCTGCGACGCTGCCTGGTCAAGTTCCGATTCGTGTTCTCACTGCAGGCATCTGTGAGACCGACCTGCAACTTTTCCGCGGGTACATGGGTTTTCGCGGGGTGCTGGGGCATGAGTTTGTGGGCGTCGCTGAAGCCGGGAAGTTTGTCGGACAACGGGTCGCCGGTGAGATCAATTGTGCTTGTGACCGGTGCGAAACCTGTCGAGCCGGATTGAGGACGCACTGCCCGCATCGCACGGTGCTGGGGATTCTCAATCAAGACGGAGCGTTCGCCGATCGGGTCTGGCTGCCGGAAGCAAACCTGCATCCGATTCCAGACAACGTCTCGAACGATGCCGCGGTCTTCGTCGAACCGCTGGCGGCGGCGTTTCAGATTCCAGCCCAACTGAATCTCAAGGGGTTTCGTGACATCGTCGTACTGGGAGACGGGCGACTGGGAAACCTCTGCGCTCAGGTGCTGGCTCTCCATGGCCGCGATCCTCTCGTCATCGGCAAGCACGACGAGAAGTTGTCGCTGCTACAGAAACTCGGCATTCGCATCCGGCGAGTCGATGAGAACCAAACCGCGCGTCAGGCAGACCTGGTGGTCGACTGCACCGGTTCCGCCAGCGGCTTCGCAGACGCCTGTCGACTGGTCCGGCCGCGCGGCACGATCGTTCTTAAAACAACCGTCGCCGGAACCACAGGCCCAAACCTCGCCCCGGTCGTCATCGACGAAATCAACGTCATCGGCTCCCGCTGCGGCCCCTTCCCACCGGCGATTGCCGCCCTGACAAATGGCGACATCGAAGTCACCTCACTCATCACCGGCCGATACCCGATTGAACAGGCAGTCGCCGCATTTGAGCAGGCTCAGCGGAAGGGGCAGTTGAAGGTTTTGATTGATGTGAGCGGTTGA
- a CDS encoding SAM-dependent methyltransferase, which yields MEQTPANLYDYPKYYDLLFGSDWQAEYKFLLQCFDEYAKCPVQRVFEPACGTGRLLIKLAKAGYEVAGNDLNPKAVEFCNKRMKKAGFTPTVSIGDMADFTVKKKFHAAFNTINSFRHLSSEKAAESHLHCMGNALTKGGLYILGLHLTPTKGDRIEHEEWTARRGHLQVNSAMWCKNLDLKKRNEQLGMTFDIYTPTKQFRLIDEMNYRTYTDKQFKSLLSRCPEFEVAVIHDFVYDVKTTVEITAETEDVVFILRKK from the coding sequence ATGGAACAGACGCCTGCCAATCTTTACGACTACCCCAAGTACTACGACCTGCTGTTCGGGTCGGACTGGCAGGCGGAATACAAGTTCCTGCTGCAATGTTTTGATGAGTATGCAAAGTGCCCTGTGCAGCGGGTGTTTGAACCGGCCTGCGGAACTGGTCGCCTGCTCATCAAACTTGCCAAGGCGGGTTACGAAGTCGCCGGCAACGACCTCAACCCGAAGGCGGTCGAATTCTGCAACAAGCGCATGAAAAAGGCAGGCTTCACCCCCACCGTCAGCATCGGCGACATGGCCGACTTCACAGTGAAGAAAAAGTTTCACGCGGCATTCAACACCATCAACAGCTTCCGGCACCTGTCGTCGGAGAAAGCGGCCGAGAGTCATCTGCACTGCATGGGCAACGCCCTCACCAAAGGGGGACTCTACATCCTGGGCCTGCACCTCACCCCCACCAAAGGTGACCGCATCGAGCATGAGGAATGGACCGCCCGACGCGGTCATCTTCAAGTGAATTCAGCGATGTGGTGCAAGAATCTGGATCTCAAAAAGCGGAACGAACAACTCGGCATGACGTTCGACATCTACACGCCGACCAAACAGTTCCGCCTGATCGACGAAATGAACTACCGCACCTACACCGACAAGCAGTTCAAGAGCCTGCTCTCACGCTGCCCCGAATTCGAAGTCGCCGTCATCCACGACTTCGTATACGACGTGAAGACAACCGTCGAGATCACAGCAGAAACCGAAGACGTCGTGTTCATCCTGCGGAAGAAGTAG
- a CDS encoding serine/threonine-protein kinase, with the protein MSDFGGVNPGQPGTAGPTRANPSISGTIRQVGGQLGEFSLLRRLGKGGMAEVWLAEQTTLKRNVALKLLRSELMEDESYVKRFQTEAKAAAGLNHPNIVQVYTVGCEKGQHFIVQEYVHGQTLKALLQKRGPLDLPLALMIMRQVAAALQAAGERGIVHRDIKPENIMLTKKGEVKVADFGLAQLQGGERLHLTQEGVTMGTPLYMSPEQVSGHKLDQRSDIYSFGITCYHMFAGVPPFQGENAVSVAVKHLHEAPPAISEVRPDLPPAVCQMIDKMIAKQPDKRYSDAGVIVNDVRKLAKAIRTGESVDELSDETTGPVKQFPIRRPGLVLPALCILVFLLTAGMGWQLRTRVPPLNPNALGDVSVFKTAREQYVHAMFAIDDEDAFKAVIAWFDLPDDKIWRRRANEQLALLYLKDRRREADARAQLEKLRSFEPGDRQLAAEALVGEAYLDAVANNKNPARKTLQSHGEEFNQYLTGSWKQLAQEVRQMTSEQPPQRPMRMP; encoded by the coding sequence ATGTCGGATTTCGGGGGTGTCAATCCAGGCCAGCCGGGGACAGCAGGGCCGACGCGCGCCAATCCCTCCATCTCAGGCACCATCCGCCAGGTCGGCGGTCAACTGGGGGAATTCTCCCTCCTGCGGCGGCTTGGTAAGGGCGGCATGGCAGAGGTGTGGTTGGCCGAGCAGACCACTCTCAAGCGCAACGTCGCTCTCAAGCTCCTCCGCTCGGAACTGATGGAGGACGAAAGCTACGTCAAACGCTTTCAAACCGAAGCCAAAGCCGCGGCCGGCCTGAACCATCCGAACATCGTCCAGGTGTACACCGTCGGATGCGAGAAGGGGCAGCACTTCATTGTCCAGGAGTATGTTCACGGGCAAACGCTGAAAGCCCTGCTGCAAAAACGCGGGCCGCTGGATCTGCCGCTCGCGCTGATGATTATGCGTCAGGTCGCCGCCGCGCTGCAGGCGGCCGGTGAGCGCGGCATCGTGCATCGCGACATCAAGCCAGAGAACATCATGCTCACCAAGAAGGGTGAGGTGAAAGTCGCCGACTTCGGGCTGGCCCAACTGCAAGGGGGCGAGCGGCTGCATCTGACTCAGGAAGGGGTCACGATGGGAACGCCGCTGTATATGAGCCCCGAACAGGTCAGCGGGCACAAGCTCGACCAGCGGAGCGACATCTATTCGTTCGGCATCACCTGCTATCACATGTTCGCCGGAGTGCCGCCGTTTCAGGGTGAGAACGCCGTGAGCGTGGCGGTGAAACATCTGCACGAAGCGCCGCCGGCCATCTCGGAAGTGCGGCCAGATCTACCGCCTGCCGTCTGTCAGATGATCGACAAGATGATCGCGAAGCAGCCGGACAAGCGTTACAGCGATGCCGGCGTGATCGTCAACGACGTCCGTAAACTGGCGAAGGCGATCCGCACAGGAGAATCGGTCGACGAACTCAGCGATGAGACGACCGGCCCGGTCAAGCAGTTTCCGATCCGCCGTCCCGGCCTCGTCCTGCCGGCGCTGTGTATTCTCGTCTTTCTATTAACGGCAGGCATGGGCTGGCAATTGCGGACGCGGGTGCCGCCGCTCAATCCGAATGCTCTCGGCGACGTTTCGGTCTTCAAGACCGCCCGTGAGCAGTATGTGCATGCAATGTTCGCCATCGATGACGAAGATGCCTTCAAGGCGGTGATTGCGTGGTTCGATTTGCCGGACGACAAGATCTGGCGACGCCGCGCCAACGAGCAGTTAGCTTTGCTCTATCTGAAAGACCGCCGCCGCGAAGCGGACGCCCGAGCACAGCTTGAAAAACTGCGCAGCTTTGAGCCCGGTGATCGTCAGTTGGCGGCGGAAGCTCTCGTCGGCGAGGCGTATCTCGATGCGGTCGCCAACAACAAGAATCCCGCCAGGAAGACGCTGCAATCGCATGGCGAAGAGTTCAATCAGTACCTGACCGGCAGTTGGAAGCAACTCGCCCAGGAAGTGCGCCAGATGACTTCCGAACAGCCGCCCCAGCGCCCGATGCGCATGCCGTAG